The genomic segment ttcagagaacccgaTACATAGACTGTTACAAGGTTATAGTGATATAACAGTATTCAAttgctggttttttttaaaagcccctctGGTGGGTgggttggaggggggagaaatggcTGTCATGTGGACAGGaccaggaaaatccaaactttcttACCAACATGTCAGTCAGCTAGGCttttctgtgatctttcccaaaacgtcTCAGAAAACTAGGGAAACTCCAGGAGGTAAATAAATGCACCAGCAAGCAGTGAGGAAGCAGGATGCTTCTCCCGCCCCAGGGGGAGGGCTTCTCAACCTGcggcaaataacccatgtggaagaGGTCAATATGACATGATCTTGGGAGACTTATTTTGCATCTGGACCCAAAGTGCACTTTGGGGAGGGAGTGGGAAGATGTTCTTTATGTCTAGTACAGTTTTATCCCACACTTCCTCCAACAAGCTCAAGTTGGCATGcatgattcttcactcctccattttatccccacatcAGCCCTGAGAAGGAAGGTTCAGCTGAGAGAGTTACTGGTCCTAAGTCACCAAGTTTCACAGCAGACCCATTTGGATCCAGATCTagcagatcctaatctgactctGTAACTGCAGCACCATACTCATTGCCAGAGAGGAAGTTGGACTTGCATTGAAGAAACAAATAGTATGTATAAAGAAGGCTCATATATTTTCCAACAAAGGCATCGGCCCGTCAAATCTTGCCGCTGTCTGCTTATGACTTTGTTACTGTTAGCTACAGGGCATTTTCCCTGGCTGAGGGTGAAAACAGAAGGAGGAgattgccaggaggagagagTTAGCATGGTAGGGCTATACTTCACAAGCCGGTATGCTCCTCTGACAGTTCTGTTGTGAAGGCAGGCTCAAGGCACAGTTGGAAAATCTGCTTCTGTGAGCACTCTCTTTATTCTGTGTCCAGCCTGAGAATCCTGAATTGTGTGATCTTAGGTAATGCTCAGCCGTACAATTTATTCCTTGGACGTGGAAGTAGAGCTTTGGTGGGGAACTGAGGCATTGTGATTAACTGTTGTCtctgcttccctttccccttttgttaGGTACCAAATCCACACGGGTCTTCAGCACTCCATTATCCGTCCCCGGCAGCCAAACTGCTTGCCCTTGGACCATGTCACTCTTCCCCAGAAGCTTCAGGAAGCTGGCTATTCCACACACATGGTAGGCAAGTGGCACTTGGGGTTCTACAGAAAAGAATGTCTGCCTACTCGCAGGGGCTTTGATACCTTCCTGGGCTCCCTGACAGGAAACGTGGATTACTACACCTATGACAATTGTGACGGGCCTGGTGTATGTGGCTATGACCTTCACGATGGTGAAAATGTGGCCTGGGAACAGAGCGGGAAATATTCCACCTTCCTCTATGCTCAGCGAGTCAGCAAAATCCTGGCTACCCATAACCCCAAGGAGCCCATTTTCATCTACGTAGCCTTCCAAGCAGTGCATACGCCATTGCAGTCCCCTAAGGAATATATCTACCGCTATCGGTCAATGGGTAACGTTGCCCGACGCAAATATGCTGCGATGGTCACGTGCATGGATGAAGCTGTGAAGAACATCACCTGGGCCCTCAAGAAGTATGGTTACTATGACAACAGTGTGATTGTGTTTTCCACCGATAATGGTGGGCAGACATTCTCTGGGGGAAGCAACTGGCCTCTGCGAGGCCGCAAGGGGACCTATTGGGAAGGAGGAGTCCGTGGCATTGGGTTTGTCCACAGCCCTCTGATTAAGCGTAAACGGCGAACCAGCAGGGCCCTAATCCACATAACAGACTGGTACCCAACATTAGTGAACTTGGCCGGGGGCAACCTCACTCAAACAGAGCGCTTGGACGGGTATAATGTGTGGCCAGCTATTAGCGAGGGCAAAGAGTGTCCACGTACTGAAATCCTGCATAATATCGATCCCCTTTATAACCATGCCAAGTATGGCTCTTTAGAGAACGGTTTTGGCATATGGAATACTGCAGTACAGGCCTCTATACGGAGAGGGGATTGGAAACTCCTGACTGGAGACCCTGGTTACAGTGACTGGATCCCACCACAGACTTTGACCAATTTCCCAGGGAGTTGGTGGAACCTGGAGCGGCTAACGGATGGTATGCGCAAATCAGTCTGGCTTTTCAATATCACTGCCGATCCCTACGAGCGCTATGACCTCTCGGACCAGAGACCGGATGTAGTGAGGGCTCTCCTTGCCCGGCTCATTCATTACAACCAGACTGCCATTCCGGTGAGATATCCAGCGGAGAATCCTCGTGCCCACCCGGACTTCAATGGTGGCGCCTGGGGTCCCTGGGCtactgaggaagaagaagagtgggtgggAGGACATGGACGgctgaaaaataaaaacaggaagaagaagtGCAAGATCTGCAAACTGCACTCCTTTTTCCGGAAGCTGAACACCAGGCTGATGTCGAACCGTATTTGATGAGGGAGTTCCAAGGGCAGAAGACGCAACCTCTAAGGGGTGCAGTTTCAGCAATGTGAATTGGGGGAAGAGGCAATGATGGAAATAAAGTCAGTAGGaacacctcattttcccctgcaCCTATGTGATAGGTGGTGGAGATAAACATAAGCGGGGAGGGTCTTTTTCACAACATTTTGACCCACGATTATCAAGAGATGTCACAAACTATGCACACATCTGCACAGTGGTGAAAAGTTAAAGTGAAAATGTCTTATGCGGGCTATCTAGGGACCAGTGGAAACCTGGTCCTGAGACATAACCAAAGATCAACCCTACCTGAAGGTGTCCCAATatgtctgctttggaagaggATCTTGGCTGTGTTGGCCGCATGAAATGTTGATCACAAATATTCTGTATTACGTAATGCTCTTGTTCTGGGAAAGGATCTGTGGGTTCttccctcccctaaggttgcagCTATTTTCCCTCCCGATCTCTTCAGAGCAAGTGGGTGGGGATTCAGAAGACCTGGGACTTATTTTTATCAGAGATAGAACAAAAGGTTGAAACCATGTGAACGTTTTCATCTAAATATGCATAATGGCAAACATCCTATAAATGTAGGCAGGGATATCATTAAGGAATGTGTGAGCATTGCACACGTTTACATGAATAAACTAAAAGTATGTAGGGGGGAAATAATCATTGGGCAAATGTTTACATATTGATCTACAGATTTGTTTATATACAATAGAAGACAACAGTGTCGCCTCTATTTACTTTGCCCCCGGCATTTTCAAAAGGAAACCACTGCTCTCATGGAGCTCTTTCTGCCATGCAGGGTTTTCTGTGTGGTCTCTTGCCTTCCCATATCACAGTTCAAGGGAACAGGAGAAGTGTCACAAGTTACTCCCATAAATACTTTGTGTTTAAGAACTTAACACAAGAATGCTACATAGACACACCTGGGTGAGaaagagttaaaaacaaaaccctcctGCTGTATTCTGGGAGCATTTGCTTGAAGCATTTCTTTGTGCAGCGCCTCATTACCTTATGAAATTAATTGCCACAGCAATGCATAGATTGCATTTGTACAAGATTAAATCCAAGGCAGATGAGTCTACTGATAGCCATTCACTGTCTAAATGAAGCCCCGAGGGGCCAGGCCAAGGTACATGTATACCCATCATCTTCCAGGACTATGCCATTGCTGGCTGGGTGCCTGCTGCTACGTTGCAGGAGCTTGGTTGGCAGCTGGCCAGTGATGGCAAGGGACCAGGTGGGGAAGGTGGCACGGGACCAGGTGCTATTGATGGACAGGAGCCAGCCGAGCCCCTATGGTACAATCAGGAACCCTCATTCCATCAACTGCCAACCCTGGGAGcccccatgttcagaagcagagtACCAAATGCTGGATGAGAAACAGACGCCacagtcatccccccccccgtggtatttgggagagccagtgtggtgtggttaagaacggtggtttagagcggtggagtctgatctggagaactgggtttgattccccactcttccacatgagcggcggaggctaatctggtaagaactggatttgtttccccactcctccacatgaagccagctgggtgaccttgggtaagctcttttagagctctctcaaccccacctacctcccagggtgtctgttgtggggaggggaagggaaagtgattgtaagctggtttgagtcttccttaagtggtagagaaagtcggcaaataaaaaccaactcttattcttcctcttccatctgaATGTGCACCAAGGGGAGGCCAAGGGCTGGATTAGGGGTGTCTCtctggtctgactcagcaggacAAATTCTTGAATTATTCTGAGACAGCACCTGGCTCTTGATTGCACTCATTCGCCTATCTGGTAATGCGTATTCCTCCTATCCATTCTAAATTCTCAGACCAACAAAGGGCTGTATGAGAGCCAGCTCTCTTGTGTCTTTGGCAATGATACGATGGGAGGTGGCCCTCAGAGCCCTGGTGCTAAATTTCTACAAACAATCATCatactggaagggggggggatccattcAGACACCTTTTGGATGGTGCATTGCAAAATGCAGGTGTTTTCACTTGTTCCCGGGGCAGTTGCATCCTCCCAGGATTTTTGTACCATGTCTGACTGCTGAATTAACACTGTTTCTTGCCCAGGTTCTCTCAGCCTTACTAGCAACAGGGAGGCATGTGTTAGTTACATGAGAATGGCTGGCCCCTCCGCTGGTGgggctggtggaaagtgctgtcaacccAAACCTGAcatagcgaccccatagggttttcaattcaagagttgttcagaggtggtttaccctcacctgcctctgagtgggctgagagaactgggaccGGCCCCTCTGCTAACTTTCCTTTAATTTATGACGTGATGTGGAGATTGTGTTATCACAGTCTGTGTTATGCACCGCAGATGGGAGCAGGCTAGGAGGAAACAGGGCAAGTGGTTTGAAAAGCTGTTTTCAGTGTGAGTCGCATTTACATTTGCACAATGCATTTCACATTTTCTCCCCACAGGTTTCACTTGGTGCAGAGTGTGTAGGCGAAAGCCCTgctgtgaatttaaaaaaaaatagttatttTTGTCTCTGGAAAATAAGCCCTGTTAGGACTTGTCAACTCTTAGATGAGCCGCGTGAaggtctttttctttcctttctcccccccttccaaataACATTCATTTAAAATCTGTCATCGACAACTGGAAGCATTTCTACTGTATACCTTTTGGGGTGCTTTTGAGATCTGTGTGCGTTTGAGCAAAGTGTAGATTTCAAGGTTGGCTTCTGAATTGAACAGAATAATAGCTTACAGAATTCTGGGGTTGGAGAAAGATTCAATTCAGGAga from the Euleptes europaea isolate rEulEur1 chromosome 1, rEulEur1.hap1, whole genome shotgun sequence genome contains:
- the ARSI gene encoding arylsulfatase I, translated to MAVYALTGFSLVSLLSFGYLSWDWMKPSLVADVWADSLGKPGPPAPARPPHLIFILTDDQGYHDVGYHGSEIQTPTLDRLAAEGVKLENYYIQPICTPSRSQLITGRYQIHTGLQHSIIRPRQPNCLPLDHVTLPQKLQEAGYSTHMVGKWHLGFYRKECLPTRRGFDTFLGSLTGNVDYYTYDNCDGPGVCGYDLHDGENVAWEQSGKYSTFLYAQRVSKILATHNPKEPIFIYVAFQAVHTPLQSPKEYIYRYRSMGNVARRKYAAMVTCMDEAVKNITWALKKYGYYDNSVIVFSTDNGGQTFSGGSNWPLRGRKGTYWEGGVRGIGFVHSPLIKRKRRTSRALIHITDWYPTLVNLAGGNLTQTERLDGYNVWPAISEGKECPRTEILHNIDPLYNHAKYGSLENGFGIWNTAVQASIRRGDWKLLTGDPGYSDWIPPQTLTNFPGSWWNLERLTDGMRKSVWLFNITADPYERYDLSDQRPDVVRALLARLIHYNQTAIPVRYPAENPRAHPDFNGGAWGPWATEEEEEWVGGHGRLKNKNRKKKCKICKLHSFFRKLNTRLMSNRI